In Kryptolebias marmoratus isolate JLee-2015 linkage group LG22, ASM164957v2, whole genome shotgun sequence, a single window of DNA contains:
- the LOC112450932 gene encoding (E2-independent) E3 ubiquitin-conjugating enzyme FATS gives MKIVLSHSRLLLTDASLCFNVSQANSGTCSKQTGRKKTREEQEDGKSSESQPVPTCHYRCRLKDDSVGNTPKTLSLKEALELFRPDFISRSRDRVKRLEQRARRRKTLHDSNLDLVQGPKEDQGKQKRNCTTPDPLSDNLFKPRERSISGREMQLRSRRIYNKLPEVTKRKEEEKRRAVSQSNRLRAEVFKKRLLDQILQR, from the exons ATGAAAATAGTCCTTAGCCACTCTCGTCTGCTTTTGACTGATGcatctttatgttttaatgtGTCTCAAGCAAATTCAGGAACgtgcagcaaacaaacaggaagaaaaaagacaCGTGAAGAACAAGAAGATGGCAAATCCTCAGAAAGTCAGCCAGTTCCCACTTGTCATTACCGCTGCAGACTGAAGGATGACTCAGTGGGAAACACTCCCAAGACTCTCAGCCTAAAA GAGGCTTTAGAGCTCTTCAGGCCGGACTTCATCAGCCGATCTCGGGATCGAGTGAAGAGGTTGGAGCAGAGAGCCAGAAGAAGGAAAACACTGCACGACTCAAATCTGGACCTGGTGCAAGGCCCAAAGGAAGATCAAGGCAAGCAAAAGAGGAACTGCACCACACCGGATCCACTTAGCG aTAACCTTTTCAAGCCGAGAGAGAGGTCTATATCAGGCAGGGAGATGCAGCTGAGGTCCAGAAG GATTTACAACAAGCTGCCGGAGGTGACtaagaggaaggaggaagagaaaagaaggGCTGTATCACAAAGCAACAGACTGCGAGCCGAGGTCTTTAAAAAG agacttctggaccagattCTGCAAAGATAA